One Gadus chalcogrammus isolate NIFS_2021 chromosome 7, NIFS_Gcha_1.0, whole genome shotgun sequence genomic window, ttctaaaacaatatgtactccgattgcttccaagcggtcagaggatcaagtataaaaatgaagtataaaaaacatacaaactggtaagcttttcccaccatcgtattggtataaatttaaataagccatttttttaagccaatcgtgaaaaggtcgatagtcggcagactggatctggccctcaaattgtcttgaccccggtggaggagctgttaataaacataaattcagggcgccctggcatggagggggtacctggaggtacctaccacctcagagagtcatgggccataccccacactggttgaatgtaggtttttgtgttttcttgtattttagattttttttgccttcgaagtaacacatgcaaaccgtgtgcttgccacagcgcataccagagatggaaattaacttttttgcccaccagccactgtggcaggtagatttaaaaatctaccagccactcatcttttttaccagccactttttatacgctatatattttttaatatatgcgtacattttaaacaatataatagtaacaatagataagaaaagtgtttttcatacacatcagttggtgttacgatgacaagtttggggataattcatctatacaaagtattttcattaaaaaacgaattgacatattaataataaaacaacatgcatggctacaccatcataagtcaataggaacatttgtttttttgtatttacatgtgactgtatacaaatgtgtccacacagacatggtaactaacgtatgatagtaagcattatatgcccttaacactaatattcagaagaaaatatgtgtggcattcagtccaatgctgaaaatatatctgtggcattcagtaggccaatgctgtggtaaagtgtgtaaagtatgaccaagtgtttctttctgttcaatagatagaactttatcaatcccctgtaggagaaatttgttaatgtttgtccctataaaacaataatggtaaaataataaatacaaaacacgacggtaactgagtaggtcaaaccgtccaatctgaaggctctacttaaccactccccctactcacttccaccaatgcgaagcgaacagaactgagtaggggagggcgtagcctaactagtttgtgaacgacccagagaaacgcaactcaaattcaatgtgaacatatatgaggctttaataaaatcccggacgatttagaaattccgacacacattttttaaaagtgtgtcaaaaagagggcttgtccgggcaaaagaggacgtctggttaccataccgtgtggcgtgtgagcgtgtgcatgggttgaattgcgtgtgtctcacgccgaacgcgtgagacttgagagccctgttaccgatattatcccggatattgacagtcgcagttcagcaaaagaggcgtagaggaagaaggggcccggatgttgacagtaatggttgtggaactgtgcagcgccgtataacgaatgtattagatatgcaaatttgatcggacctgactggaaagtattacccgccacagtggcgggtgaagtgacacaattcacccgccaccatacaaatccacccgcaaatggcgtgtggcgggtgttaatttccatccctggcgcatactattccaaatgtttcttttttggtaactgggtagaaaacctaaaagtgacaattcatcaacttcacagatcaagatggatcagtgcttgtatgaagccgccggctacgatcgaacattctccagtggatgcaagtccgttaggactattttatactttatgttgtaaatgcctctcggcatagtactcagacaatattgctctttgtatgataggaggccgatacaaatcttggatgggtcatctgaaacgactgtgatgtgctcagcatctccagcattatagcctagataaaactaccatttgaaaaaaacggagggctacgcaaatagtctggagtgaactgaggccaggtcctcgattggtagtgttggctatgtaaggctatttaaatatattaaagatttgcgcgagaatctatatctctccactccagcaaaaagtcatccaatatgccaagatgtcgagccgtggtcttatcaatcgctcccggtggattgcacgtataatttgcgctctgatatcagcagttctctcatcaaaagggcatgccattgtgaacacatgaaatctgcggtgaacgccggttgaaatacccaaaaccgggttatgtttcaaacttaacctgcgcaaaacctggtccgaccaggtttgattcagagcatatgttgctatagcaactaacataccgtgatccttttggaacggaaaacctagggttacagcaaaccctgggttaacttacccggttatgtgataaaaccggctttgtggaacaccccactggtAAAttgggtgtgttgttgtgttatgtGCAGTGAGCTAATTTCTTTTTCACTGTTCAATGATTATCTTCAAGACAGCCAAAAGTCCTTAAGCTCATGTCAAAACCCTTTTTGTACAGTTTTGCAGTTAGCCTAattgaagaaaaaaaggaaacatgTAAATATTGCATGTCCTACATCAATAAGGATGCTGTCGctatagaaagagaaagacataTTTCTGTTTCGTGTTCTTTTTCTCACGTAGCCTAAACTGAATCCTGCTAACCGCTGACAACTCACATTGCCCCAATGCATTTCTCATTATGGTTTGCTTATCCTTAGATATGTCCAGACATTGAATTGGTGAAGACAATGATGTTGTAACTCTGTGAATATTATGTAGATTGAAACATTTCAGTTGGCTTTTGACTGACATGGAGCCTAAACCATGCCATAAAGTGAGTTTTAAAGTGAACTATTCCTTAAAGACAGTAACCTAACCATTTTTAGGTTGAAGATGACCTGTCTTAATCTCATATTAATGTTGATAATAATGCGGTTTTTTTTTACCCTGGCAGGTGGACCAAGATGTTGTCAGTATGATGGATGAGGAAACCCTGTCAAAGTACATTCCTCATTTTGGAGACCGTGTGTTTGCCAAAAATTGGACAGGCTCAGCCTCAGCAGAAGCTGGGAGCAATGCAGATAAGAAAAATAAACTTATAGAACGCTTGCGAGGTAAAATTAAACTTCCAAGCTCTGGCCAAGCAACAGCAAGCTCATCAAATCATACTTGCTCTGGACCTGGTTTGGGAAACAAGAATGCTGCAcgaaaaacaagaaaaatagAACTGGGTTGGATGAATTATCAAGATGGTTATTTCAGGCAGGTTAGACGACCAACTGGTGGGGGCACAAGAGAGATCATTGCCAGGAAAGATGACACTTTGAACAAAATTCTAGGAGATgggaagaaaatattttttcccAAGGGTAAATCTTCAAAAGGAAGAGTTGAGGACTTTGACTTCACACTTTGTGTTATGGGCTCAGAGGAGCCCTTAGATTGCACACTTACAGTTGGGGCGTTGTACGATACAACTCATCATAAAATTCTCAGGTTGTACATTTGCTCAAAGAAAAGTGATGATTCAGATTTAAGTGACTCATCAGCACAAGCCAAGTCACCAGAGAGATCCCAGACAGCAGAGGCTCCCACCTCACCAGATCTTTCCCCCAAATCTTCCTCTCATACCATGTCACCTGAGTGCTCTTGGAGCTCTCTGTCCTCCGACGGGCCTTTGTCTAGCTCCAGCCCTTTCATGCATGCAGGTGTACCATCAACTTTGATTTCGAATTCTACCCCAACTTCTCTACAAACGACATCTAAACCATCTATGGCCCAGATATTTAGTCTATCTCCTGATAATGAAGTTATTTTCCTTGATGATGATGGAAACATTTCCTTGGATGTTCTCTGTGACACACTGATTTATCAGCCTATCCATGCTTCTGAGCAGCAGGCATCAGATAATGTCATTGAACTTCAAGTGGATTCCAACCCTGCCTTCCAGTACCAGAGATTGCAGAATAATCCAGCAAGTGATAGAAATCCTGAGAATCCTGAATCCATGACTGAAGTACAAAGTTCCAACCTTGTGCCCACAACAACTCCGTTGATAGTCAGTCAGCACCACCTGAAGTCATAAATCAGGAAGCAAGTTCAAACCACACCTCAACAACCAGCTCATCTGTACATTTCTATGAGAATCCAGAGAACATAGTTGAGAAGCAGACCATTATCATTCGCACAGTGCATTGTCTTTCTGACATGATTGAGGCATTTTCAGATGAGAATATACTACATGCCAATATTAGGCGTGTGCTGGAAAATGGTGAGTTGGAGAATGGAGTTGGAAGTGGGCTTGTTATGGACTGTCTCACTGATTTCTGGAGCAAATTCTATGCATCAAGAACCTCTGGAACCACATACAAGATCCCTACATTGCATCATGCCTTTCAAGAAAGGGAGTGGAAAGCTGTTGCCCGTATTCTGGCCTTTGGATGGCAGAGATTTGAATACATACCAGCTCAGCTGGCTCCACCATTTCTTAAGGAAGCCCTTTCCATATCTTCAAAAAAGAAGGATGAGAAGGATGCACTTACAGAGGCTTTGACTGATTTCAAGGGAGCTGATATGGAAGAGCTTCTCACCATTCTGAGCAGTCACAACTGCACCATTCTACCAACAGAACAAAATTTACCATATTGTTGAAAGAAATCGCACACAAGGAGTTGGTACAACAGCCATCATTTATAATAAAGTGCTGGAAGCCAGTCCTGGAAACTATTGGAGAGTCTTTGAGTGGTGGAGTGCTGGACAAGATACTTGCTAATCTTCAACCAAAGGCAAGAAGtatcacaaaatacattcagTTTCCAAACTCAATGTCACCAGCAGAGAGGACCACCTCTCTTCATCTTCTGAGATTTGTCAGAGAAATTGATCAGAGAGAGATTGGACAGTTCCTTAGGTTCTGCACAGGGTCTGACCTTTTTCTGTCAAAAACCATCAAGGTTACATTCACCGACATGTCTGAGTTCTCCCGAAGGCCTGTGGCCCACACCTGCACTTGTGGACTGGAACTTGCATGCAACTACAGCACTTATTCAGAATTCAGGTCAGAGTTTCTGTCTGTGTTGCAAAGTGGAATATGGGTGATGGATATGGACTAAAAATAGTATGTGAAGTGAAGACCTCAGAATGGTCATGGCTGTGATGTTCTTAAGAAATTGCACTGATCTTTAGCAATGAACCTGCACATGTATACATCCATCAGGGAGCGAAACATAGATTATACCACTTAACTACAATCAGCCACTAGGCGTCTTTCAACAGTGTCATGAGGACCATAAATGCTACAAACATTACACTAAGGGCTAAGTATTTCAAAGACTACAACATATTGTTCTTAGAGGAGcgatgttgtgtttgttgtaatTTGTAAATGTTGTATTTCTAGAGCATTTTGTATACAGTATATTTGTTTAGCATCCACAAAGGTGGAACAGTGGCTTAACCAAAAGCCAACAATGTCCTATTAACTTCAAAATGTTACATGCTTGAAGATACTTTACAGAGATAATGCATTTTGATAAAATTTTGCAGTTTTGCACAAAAAGTTGAAGTTGTTTACAGAAGGGTTAAGAAACTTACAAGTTATTTTGACTGAACCTATAATGTACCAGATAGCAAAATCTGAAGGACACATGAGATCACTTACATGATTTGAGAGGGTTTTCACTACAAAGGTGGCTTAAACACTTATAATtacataataatatacatatacatacattacattCCCACTCACAGAAATAAACAGAAACTCAAAACACTCATTACTCAAATGTAACCGTGTAGTTCattcatttaaatataatttgtatgtatCAATGTTGTAGTAGAAGGAGGTAGATTTTTCTTTTCAATTTATGATCTCTTTAAAATTCAAGGCACTGTGGAAAAAAAGTCACACTTGAGTAAATATTTCAATAAAGacaatttatttacaaaatATAGAAATGTGACGCTGTATTCTTGGAAAAGTTGTATGTAAAAACTGGCCAACTGTTTGTGGTTGAATGTttttccattgttgttaaaattaAACCTAAACAGTGTTTGTAAATTACAGTGTTTGTAATGCTAGGCAGATCTTCAAACCTGGAAGAGTTTATATTGCCAGTACTGTTCTATGTTGTCAGTGTCAAATTCAAAGtgctatatatacatttttctaAACACACTTAAATGAATATTTGACTTAAGTAGAACAGGTTTCAGCAGTCTTACCTCTATCTAAAGTTATACAAATAAGCTAGTGACCACTGCCCTATATGCTGCCAACACCATCATTCCTCCCAGGTGTCAGGCCCCTTATTCTCTTCCTTTGATTCAAGAAAAAACATTACACAGAATATTGCTGTATTGTTTGTTTATAATTCAGAAGTATGATATTTACACTCTTTCCcatccttctccacctccatgcACTCCTGGAAGGATTCCCCCGGGATTCTCCGCTGTTCCATCTAGATTCGAGGAGGATTATTTTGTAGGGAAAAACTTGTAGTTTcgatttgaaataaaaaatttTGTGACCCAAGTCCTGTTTCTTTTCTGATGCACCTCGTATGTTGGCCTATATGCATTTAATTTATATGCCAATTTtgagaaattattattttttgcctAATTTGATTAGACCCTGCACTTTCCCGGGTCATAGTTCATGTTATTTAAATGAAAGCACTGTCTTATGAGTTTGCAATGTTTGCAATGAAAATGTTTCATCAATTAAAAGGTTTCAACTGTTTGTAATtttcaatgtcttttttttactGTGTTAATGTGTCGACTAGATTAGTcattttttatgctttattaccATGCTGAATTAGTAATTTCCTGGAAGATTATGTTGTAATTCAATCAATTGGCCCTTAAAGGTTTTGTCATTTTATTCTTGCAAGAGGAACAGTTCTACACATGCACAAGACAGTTCTACACATGCCCCACCCTGAATATGTTCAGGGTGGGGCAGTCCCACGCTGATTCTTATACACTTCTAGGAGTATTCGTCATTATTATGATTCACTTATCTAACTGCTGCAGGTAGCTACAATGGAATGTACTCATCACTATCAAACCTCACTAACGAGCTCTGCTGGACCGTGTGAACCAAGGTCAAGTTTATACATCAAACAACTAATGCTACAAAAAACTTGCATAAATGAGAGAAAGATTTCTAAGTGCAAGTTACTGAGTAAAATCAAACAAACTATAATGCACACAGTGTTATACTTAAAAACGTTTAGATCAAACATGGCTATATATTGTTATAAAAAAGAACACACAATCAGGTTATATAAATGTTCCATTACAATTACAAGGACATCTCTGATAAGCATGATATTTAAGGAGGCCCTTTTGAATTATTGCATGTGGAAAACTCAAACTTTACAGATTTGTCGATAGAATAGCTAAGAATTTCTTTAGTTGAGGACAGCCCTACGTTACAGTGATTTTCAACATTTTCATAGCATGGACCCCACATTTGTTACACTTAAGGGGCACAGACTGACCCCCATTTTATGTAAATTTGTCTCTTGGACCCAAATCTGAGAATATTTTTATTAATCCTATACATGATTTTGTCCAGAATTCCATGACTGGAAAACCCTAGAGTGCCCTTGCTGGTCCCAGGACCCAACATTATCAACCTGGCCTACTACACAGAAATCACATTATCTTAGTAAAATATTTCAACACAGCATCAACTGATGCAAAACCGGCCAATGATACTTGAGAAATATAAACTTTTGGAGAGGCCTCATTTCTGGAGATGCCATCATCATCAATATTAGAACCATGGTGCATCTGTCTGTATGCTACAACAACATCAGTGATGAGGCTCTGGCAGGAGTGCTCTTATTAAAGGCCTCAGGTCTTTGTAAAGTCGTATTGCCTCTGCAGCATTATGACACTGTGCTATGTTGTTCTCTTCCATCACCATCAAACAGAGCTCATGCAGGTCATGGTCGCAGGGAATGTCTGTTTTCCACAGACAAATGTCCTCTTGGAGAACAATCCCCACTCTTTCATACTGTAGTGGATGCAAATAATCTTGTGCGTGGTAGAGCTCAGGTACATTGTACATCAGACATGGTTTTCCATGATAATTAGGGTGTCCATTTCCACCTGGTCGAATTCGATGGTTGTCCCACATTGTCACAACGGTGTCGAGCTCGTTctgcaacacaaaaacaaaacatgaggATTTCAATATGTATGATGATTTCTTTTGAAAATGAGTACATGGAAGAAGCCACCTTAGCCGCCTTacactgtatatatttattatatatcattATAGCAACATAATGGGGAAATGCAGTATTGTTTTATGCTATGGTGGAGTTATCAGCAGAATAATACTGTGCTTCAGCTTCCTGCGCTCAGCCATAGTAGCCTACATAATGAAGAAAAGAGTATTGACCCCAGGACAAAAAAGCTTACAAAATGCTTGGAGTGAAGAAATTTGtggcagagagaaaaaaagtccAGAGAGCTCAGAAGTTTAGACACATGCGATGAGGGTGCTCTTTGGTGGGGGACACAAAAATTCATAAAAGAAGAGGAAACCAAGACCTATAAACAATCCAAAAGAATATTCATGGTGATCAAATCAAATTATTATTGCAGGCTACAGTATATCCAGGACTCAATGAGGAAACTGATTTCAgtcctttttaatagttttccTTGTATTTGTGGTATGATGCCTGTGTTGCTCTAGAGACTGTGTTGCTTGTACATTGATTAATCATTATTGTTTTtatctctttatttattttttccacattttCACTTATGTATATCTTTTCTTACATTTTGAAGAGCCATCTACTGGTGAGACCTTGTACTTTTACCTGTGAGTTCATCGTCTACCTGCTGTGTAATTAACCTGTCTACTTAAGGGGAATCTGTGTGCTGTGGGTTACACCCTGAAGAAGGCTGTTGTGCCACTACGCATGGTCTTCAACCCCTTGGGGGACCCCCttatagttaaaaaataaaatgatgttGCATTTTAAGTGTGATCTATAATAAGAAGTGCACTCCAGGATATCAGGATTGACACTCCTAGGATAGATATCTGTAAACTGTAAATCAAAAGCGCATTTATAAACGTAATGCTGATGATTCATGTGTGAATCATCgacattttgatttgatttatttatcctTAGTTGTGACACAGCTTGTAAAGTTGGATTTGATATGAGCAACGAGGTTCAAGTGAAGATGGACGATATAAAGAGCGCGCAGCCGTGCGTAATTTGCGCGTAATGACAGCTCCTTGCCGGTGAAACACAAAAAACTGCCTTATTTCATGTTTCTCTCATTGACAGGTGGAGCCTGCAGACAGGTATACAGAAAAGTGGAGCATGCGGTAAAttgaaaatcaaatcaaaacaacaCGAAATACAGCCCTGAGGTGTACTATATTGAAGATATGAACAGTGGAGGACGTACTTGTGGAGGTACGTCAGTGGAGGGCCCATGCACAACGCCAGTCTCATCTTCTCGGAAGAAGTGTTGCAGCCTGTTAACATGGACATTTTCAGTTCCCAAATCCGATCGGATTATCTTTGGACACCCCCCAAGTTCTGTGACTGCATTGACGAAGTATGCTGCGATGACTTTGGGGTTACTATTGGAAGAGTTTGCTTGCATCCAGATTATATGACGCGAAAACCCATCAATGCATCCGTTAATTCCGATCCCGAAAGGGGTCAGTTTGTCATATGAGTCCATATGCCACAAGTAATTTGGCCCTGGAACACTATAAAATCTTCTCCGAAGTCTTGTTCCTCTCCGTTGCTGTACGCCCTCTGGGTCAAGATGTGACTGAACCACCTGAACCATGTCGCGAGTAACGCGCAGTCCAGCCAATCTGCACCTCTCATGCATCATTCTGTAACCATGGAGACGACCCGGTCCTCTTATCTGGTTGCTAATGAAGTCTACAATCTCAGCAGGATCACTTAACCTTAACCGCCTGTGAAGTTGCAACCGGGCTAGTCTTCTTCTTAAATGTCGAGGACTAATCTGAAAGCCATCTCTTACAGAAAGGCACAATGCAATTTCTGCCTGTGTTAGACCTTG contains:
- the LOC130386682 gene encoding uncharacterized protein LOC130386682, producing MEPKPCHKVDQDVVSMMDEETLSKYIPHFGDRVFAKNWTGSASAEAGSNADKKNKLIERLRGKIKLPSSGQATASSSNHTCSGPGLGNKNAARKTRKIELGWMNYQDGYFRQVRRPTGGGTREIIARKDDTLNKILGDGKKIFFPKGKSSKGRVEDFDFTLCVMGSEEPLDCTLTVGALYDTTHHKILRLYICSKKSDDSDLSDSSAQAKSPERSQTAEAPTSPDLSPKSSSHTMSPECSWSSLSSDGPLSSSSPFMHAGVPSTLISNSTPTSLQTTSKPSMAQIFSLSPDNEVIFLDDDGNISLDVLCDTLIYQPIHASEQQASDNVIELQVDSNPAFQYQRLQNNPASDRNPENPESMTEVQSSNLVPTTTPLIVSQHHLKS